The window TGAACCACGTGAAGCCATAACATTTCCATATCTTGTGCCACATATTAGAGTTCTTTCTGGTGAAACCGTTCTTGATTTTGCAACAAAAACCTTTTCCATCATTGCTTTTGAAATTCCCATTGCATTAATTGGGTACGCTGCTTTATCAGTAGATAGACAAATTACCTTTTTTACTCCATAATCAATGGCTGCTGTTAATACATTATCTGTACCCAATATATTCGTTTTTACAGCTTCTAAAGGGAAAAATTCACAGGATGGCACCTGTTTTAAAGCAGCAGCATGAAAAATATAATCTACTCCATGCATAGCATTTTTAACACTCCCCAAATCTCTTACATCCCCGAGATAAAACTTTAGTTTGTCATGTTTATAAAGTTTTCTCATATCATCCTGTTTTTTCTCATCACGAGAGAAAATCCGAATTTCTTTTATATCTGTATCTAGGAATCTTTCCATTACAGCGTTGCCGAAGGATCCAGTTCCTCCAGTTATTAATAACGTTTTATCTTTAAACATGTTCACTACCTCTCCTTTCCAAAATGATTCTCTAAAATTTCAACAGAACGCTTAACATTAAATTTACTTTCTAAATACTTACGTCCTTTTGCTCCCATCTCAGACAGGCTTTCTGATTCTGCCATTTCTTTTGCCTTTTTTATAAATTTTTGAACATCACCAGACCACACCCACTCACCACAATTAGCTTTCTCAATCATCTCTTTAAGATCAGTAACTTTATCTGTGGCAGCAATGACAGGCTTTGCATATTCCATATATGCTAGAATACGAGACGGATAGTTTGGAATTGTAAATCGTGGGTCCAGGACAATCAGTCCAACATCACATTCTTTTGTTATTTGTTCGTACTCATTTCTCGGAAGATTCTCAATCACAAGAGCATTGTAAATATCATTTTCTTTTATCGTCTTCTCTAACTTATATCTATCAGTTCCTCTACCAATAAAGAGAAAGTACATATTTATTTCATTCTTGCATCCTTTAATAGTCTCACATAAAAGATCTAAATACTGTGGTCTCCCCATGTTTCCACCAAAAAGGAAAACACATGCTCCTTCGGGAATTCCAAATCGCTCTCTCATTGGAAATTCTTCTGAATTAAAGAAATTTGTCAATTTTTTAGTATTAGGGAAAACCTCAACTTTTGCAGAATTAATCCATGAATTATGATCTAACACATATTGCTTATTAGCATTAGACATACAACCAATGTAATCTGCAGTTTCTAATAATTTCTTTTCCTTTGATGTGAAATAACGATGTAAAATACCGTTTTCTTTTATAATTCTTAAATCTACTGCGTTCTGAGGAAAAATATCTTTGAGCATTAGATATGACCGGCAATTGAACTGTTTCTTAGCCCATGCTACCAATCCGGCGTTAGTGACTGGTGGTGATTCAAATAAGATAAAATCAAATTCTCTTTTCCCTAAATATTTATTTATTCCTTTTTTCATTAGCACTGGTATTTTTAAAGTAGTTATACCTTTTTCTATAAAACCTACATCATAATAATTTCCAGTTACAATTCGAAGAACATCAAAACCTCGCTCTTTCTTCATTTCTGTATGTTGTTTATCTTTCGCTTGTTCGGATACAGCTACTGTAATCTCATGACCCGCTTCATATAATGCTTCTGCTAGATCTGTATATATTGTAGCTCCCTTACCTGGCTCCGGAAACGAAGTAGCAATGTATAATACTCTCAAAAAAATCTCTCCTCGATTTCTGCCACACACCACATCTTTATGCGATTTCCTCTAAAGGTTCCATAAATGGTAAACTTGATGACACCCTACCTGTTTAAAACCAACTTTTTGATAAAAGTTAATAGCTCCCATGTTTCGGACCTGAGTACCGACTTTAAGTATGTTAAAGCCTTTTTGATATGCTGAATATTCTACCGCATTGAATAAGCCTTTACCAATACCACTTTTAGTGGCCGCTTTGGACACAGCTATAAGTTCTATCACACATGCATCATCTGAATAAGAATGCAAAAGAAAACCGTTAATATCACCATTTTCATTCATTGATAACGCATAAAACTTGCCGGACTTTTCAAATGAATTTATTAACCATTGATGGTAAACAAGATGCCCACCACGTTTAGCTAGTTCTGGGTCCTCTGTAAACTTTGAGAACTGAAA of the Bacillus sp. 1NLA3E genome contains:
- a CDS encoding GNAT family N-acetyltransferase, which translates into the protein MKEKNTEDAVTFYELEWDTEFFGVSCAKTVLNKSLTSIEWNDLKTRFTDYQFISIENRDSEPINAQLIGRDTSAFLVDVNIQFVKKIEGSPEMPKHITVYQALERNDQLLEIADFQFSKFTEDPELAKRGGHLVYHQWLINSFEKSGKFYALSMNENGDINGFLLHSYSDDACVIELIAVSKAATKSGIGKGLFNAVEYSAYQKGFNILKVGTQVRNMGAINFYQKVGFKQVGCHQVYHLWNL
- a CDS encoding nucleoside-diphosphate sugar epimerase/dehydratase produces the protein MFKDKTLLITGGTGSFGNAVMERFLDTDIKEIRIFSRDEKKQDDMRKLYKHDKLKFYLGDVRDLGSVKNAMHGVDYIFHAAALKQVPSCEFFPLEAVKTNILGTDNVLTAAIDYGVKKVICLSTDKAAYPINAMGISKAMMEKVFVAKSRTVSPERTLICGTRYGNVMASRGSVIPLFIEQIKTGQPLTVTDPNMTRFLMSLEEAVELVVFAFQNAEAGDIMVQKSPASTVGDLAKAIIELFDADNEIKVIGTRHGEKLYETLLTREEYVVSEDLGGFFRVPADQRDLNYDKYFAEGDQKLTTEEEYNSHNTQILNVEQIKEKLLEIDYVQKELEEWTKNLHVMN
- a CDS encoding glycosyltransferase family 4 protein; amino-acid sequence: MRVLYIATSFPEPGKGATIYTDLAEALYEAGHEITVAVSEQAKDKQHTEMKKERGFDVLRIVTGNYYDVGFIEKGITTLKIPVLMKKGINKYLGKREFDFILFESPPVTNAGLVAWAKKQFNCRSYLMLKDIFPQNAVDLRIIKENGILHRYFTSKEKKLLETADYIGCMSNANKQYVLDHNSWINSAKVEVFPNTKKLTNFFNSEEFPMRERFGIPEGACVFLFGGNMGRPQYLDLLCETIKGCKNEINMYFLFIGRGTDRYKLEKTIKENDIYNALVIENLPRNEYEQITKECDVGLIVLDPRFTIPNYPSRILAYMEYAKPVIAATDKVTDLKEMIEKANCGEWVWSGDVQKFIKKAKEMAESESLSEMGAKGRKYLESKFNVKRSVEILENHFGKER